The genomic stretch CATTTTGTCGACAACCTCCATCAGAGCAATATTTACTTTCTGATTAAATTTTCTGTCCTCAAGATTATACGCTTGCTTCGTCCACAACAATTGTGCTATCAAAATTCCGATAATAGCAACCAAGCCAAGGCTTATAATAATATTGAGTTTCTTAATTCTCATTTTCAAAAGCAATATTATCTAAAAATATCTATATTTTTTTGATCATTAACAACTCGTTAACAAATGTTTGGTAACGGTTAACAACTTACAATCGTTTTCCGCTCTACATTTGTTAAAACAAAAAATAATTATTATTTGATTTCATAATTACTAAAAATTTATACACATGAAAAATTTAAAAATTACAGCGCTTCTTGCTGTTTTGGCATTCTCTCCGTTTTATGCAAACGTATTTCCGGTAACTCCGGCTTCAATTGTTAAAAAAGTAGCAGAAGCTGCAAAATGGAAATCAGAAACTATCGATGTGGGAAAAATTCCTCAGGGAAAACCGAAATTGATCAGATTTGAGTTTACAAACACTTCGTCACAGCCAATTATGATCGATAAAGTTGCACCATCATGCGGATGTACGACAGCTGATTATACAAAAACTAAAATTTTACCTGGAAAGACAGGATTTGTTGAAGCAAGTTACAATGCTGCTGCTGAAGGTGCGTTTTCAAAATCAATTACGGTTACGATGAGTGACAACCAAAACCCGAAAGTACT from Chryseobacterium indoltheticum encodes the following:
- a CDS encoding DUF1573 domain-containing protein is translated as MKNLKITALLAVLAFSPFYANVFPVTPASIVKKVAEAAKWKSETIDVGKIPQGKPKLIRFEFTNTSSQPIMIDKVAPSCGCTTADYTKTKILPGKTGFVEASYNAAAEGAFSKSITVTMSDNQNPKVLSFKGTVVK